The Solanum pennellii chromosome 4, SPENNV200 genomic interval CCAAATGCAAACCAGGAAGCGCCACATAAGAACACAAACAACGACAAGAAAAATGGCATGAACTCCACGCTCTTCGTCTTGATCACCAGTCTCTGTATACATAAATTCTTGAGTTTAAACTATGGCTTAACTTTTTGAACTAACCACTTATGTTAAAATTGAACATCTAGTAGCACAACTCATCCCAACACTCCAACAAAAATTGGGACTATGATGAAGTAACCAATATACAATGCTCGAGAAAGAGCACGAAATGGTGTGTAAGGAACTTACTATGATGGATAGAGGAGATCCATACATAATGATAGAGAAGATGGTGGCAGCGATACCACAAAAGAGCTTCCTTTTGCTTCCATGTAAAGCAAGCATGGAAACAAGGGCTACAGCAGCAAAAACAGTAAGGACTAATAGAAAAAGTGCTGagattttcttcttctctttagtTGGTGCAAATGCAATGAAGATCAGCACATAAATGGTCTCAATTACAGCTCCAGTCCCATTGATTGTAGACACCAACAGATTATTTGGTGACACAAATGGTAACCCATACCTATCCAATTTGATACACAAAAACAAACCATGTATCACTTCCTTCTACTACAAAATCAATATCAGATAATCTAACACTACTAACATGAACCAAAAACAATGTTTCTCGAAAAACGTCAAATCacatttttggaggatccgacacCAGTACAACAACATAGACCACAAAAATCATAGTTGAACAATTTTTAACATCATGTAAGCAAGATTCTTGAAATGACTATAATTCAACACAACACTATTTAACAAAAAGCATATATAATAACACAAATGGTTAACCTGAAAGATAAATACAACAATGTTATATAATCTTACCATGCAGAAAGAAGGCAGTTGAGTAAAGTCATAACGTAAGGCAAGCCAGAGAATTGTTCAGTAGATCGATTTTGTATAACCCTCTTGAATGTGATTCTAAAAGAAGAAGATATCAAAAATGTTATAACAGATTCATGGAGAAAAGccccatttttttttctcaaacaaaaACCAAGAAgccattttaaagaaaaaaaactctCTCACATTGGTGCCAAGAAGAGAAACAGAGCAAAGGCATTTCCTGCAAAACAGAGAAGATGAAACTAAGAATCTAAATTacagaaaattaaaacaaaaatcttgaagaagagTGAAAACCCACCAAATATCCCAAAAACAAAATGCAGAGTATGAACAACACCCATGTCTTTCTTCACTTTTGCAGTACAGAGTAGTAATTTCTTTAATTCAGAGATGAAAAAGATTggtttttgaagaaaacccAAGTGAAGAAACTTAACAAATTCTCcaagaatttcaaaaaaattgaataccCAAAGGAGGAAAATGAACAATAATTcgaatatatttatgaaattgagtCATAGTGAAGGGTTCATATATAGGGCCAGAGCCCAGAGGCAGAGCAGTTACTGCTAAAAGACACCCTTTTCTTGTCCTTATCTTCCCTATCAGTTGGGTCACTCTTCTGCCAAATCAAAACCGTTTCTGTGCGCCAAAAATTACAAGTTGCGATTACATTTGAATTCACgcttaaaaatttatattaatgataAAACACGAACTTAAAAATCCGGTTAAGAATAAAAGAGTATGAATACTTATTTGACCGTAACAATTGTTTTATAGTTTTAAATACGAAGTTacaaattggaaaaaaaaaagatgaaatgaCGTGACGTGCTTCTGTACTTAACTCCAATTATAAGGTGAACTCTTCTATTCATCATGTTGTCAAATAAACAGTTAAACTCAAAATTCCACATGTATAACGAGTGTACTATACACACTCATCGGatgaaaaatagtttaaaatattttattttaataagtttAAAAGTTCAGTTATAATAATTACAAACGAATTCAAATACAAAACTCTCTTATGTcatttcgaaaaaaaaaaacgaagaagaaaaaagaacatatctttctttttataccctttttcttttaattaaccATTTCGTGTCAAAACTCACTTGTTAGTTGGTTTCGTGCCGTAAAAAGTTCACTATGGGAGTAATGAGCAAATATATGTTTATGCATGCCAATTAATATTCTTCAAACAATTTTCACGATTTCGTATGAATATATctgacataattattttatccttttatATATTTACTCTATTCgaaaatgaaattttcattaaCTTCGAGTCACAAATTTCTATCTTATTCCAAATAATATGGTTCCAATAAATTTGGAAACGAGACACTAACACTTCGATAAATACAGTCATTATGGAcacatttttctattttatgtgTCACGACATCATCGAACTTCtttctaaatattatatattcattCTACATGCAACCATATGTACAAGTTATTTTTCTctaatacaaaaatacataaatatttaatctaTCAAATTTATCGCTTGTAAGGAAGACTCTATTCCCAAAACTAGAATATATACAAACATTTTTAGATGGTAGAAGGGAAAAACATACGTAAAACGTCATATAAAATGTTACATAGGATTAGAATTGTCACGTAGAATATCTAAATAGATTTATGTATATTTAGTTGTTTAATTCtgtacaaaattatatatttactgatatatatttaaagttaaaagaaaatataaatacgAAATAAAATGAGATTATATGACACATTTATCAAGTAAAAAGACAACGTATTGATGATatctcaaatttgaaaaatataaaaataaaatatgttcagCAAAACCTTCTATCACCTAAAATCAAACACgtccttttttgtttttaattaaaaaagagaaagaaagataaATGAAGGAAGAACTAATTCTAACATTTAACCAAAAACAGTTCTCAAAATGCTAATCAAAGCACTCAACGACAGAAAACAAATGGAGTAGCGAAGTGGTATACTCCTTCCGTCTCGATTTAAATGACACAAAAAAAACATCTCTTTTACGTTTAGtaaattttctatttctaatattctaaacaataaattaaaatcgttaaattaaaaaaatgacataacTTTGTAATATAAGACAATATAATcaattcttttgaaaaaaacacGTTATGTCAAATATTAATTACTTGTCAGTGcataaaagataaaatcaattattatttttttcattttacgCTTATGATTAATTCATTTTGACTGTGTAAATAAgtttgtaaataaaaaaagttttttaaaaaaagttaaaagggtaaattagtgagttatttttattattaatttattaaaaagcgagtaaaaaaaattaaacgacCAATATAAAacgaaaataatattattttatgtgacGATCAGGTCTaaagatttttataatttttctttgtaaAGATTTTACTAAATGGTTTCTTTTGCACGTTTATTTCTGGCCTGTTTGTTTTTTTCATGGTTGTAAATAGTAATAGTGTTTTATTACTTTCTCCTGCATGTGTCATCTGTATTTTATAAATGGAAAAAAGGTCAAAATTGTCTCTGGACTATGTGAAatagattatttatatttttcattacatTTTGGGATTAAAATGCCTCTACTGTTATTCTAAGAGATCACATATTCCCTCAAGAGTTAacactttatatttttattgacttgACAAGTCACGTGGGACTAATCTTTCCACCGAAGCATTGCCAACTAGGAttcattacaaaaaaattagcTTTAGTGGCGACAAAAGTCCAAAAAATCGTCAAAaagtttttaacattaaattctaattttgtgtttttttcttcattatttaaaaaaaaataaaaaaaatattgattaagtAGGAGTTTGAAGACactatatgttttattttatgttatatgtaatgtataaaatgtacaatgaTGCATTATATAGTAGGAAATGTGAATCGAGAAGTAGTTTTCATGATCTTTCGTAATAATATTGGgtgtttttaatattaatattgtaagttatttattttagaaaattaggttGCAATCGAAagttaattatcatattttttgttgaaaaaataggTTTTACTATTAGTCGCCACTAAAAGTCACTCATAACCTTTGGTGGcaatattttgagattttgtgACAACTTTGTCGCCACTAAAGACCAAGTTCTTTTGTAGTGAATCTTAGTTGACAACGCTTAGGTGGAGGGATTAGTCTcatgtggcatgccatgtcACTAAAAATTTGGATGCTAACTCTTGAGGGTATTTGTGATCTCCTAGGATAACAACGGGGGTATTTTTGATCCCAAAATGTATTGAAAGGTATAAGTGATCTATTTCGCATAATTCAGGAgcaattttgacccttttccgttctataaataatgtaaaagcaaataataaaaaatgattttaattggtGAATGAATCGCCTATACATgtgaacaaaaattaaaaaaagaagagattaTTAAAATACAcgtcttatatttttattatatttaatatttctttctatttttaaaacctttaaaatcTCTTATATCTTTGATGTATTCGagtcaatatttaatataactgagctatatattatgtatttggTTTGTTTTATAATGATCCAATAATGATtctgagctacatattatatatCTGTTCATGTTATAATCTATCTGAGATACTCTATAATGTATCCAAGCTACATATTAATAATTCGATTTGTGTtactttttagaaaattaatgtaattacaaattaaaaagagatatattttaatttcatgttataacttatactcatgtacaaaattattttatcatctaTACTTTATTGATCTCATGATGCaagcaaaaaatttaaacataaaaattctaACGTTTgcttaaaaaatgattttttttcttatttgaaaaGTAATTAGGGTGGTTAATTGATGGTTAAAATTGGATATTGTAGCAAGTCAAGTGTTAAATTGAGGTGGGCACAAAGATAGAAAGGAGAGAAGATGAGAGTCaagtttatattattatatatagctATTTTGGATTGTTATTCTCATTATACAAAGCTTTCCATATTTGTACAATGAATaacttttttattgttttattttgtatgagTTGGTCTGATTCAGCACTAgagtttcaaaaagaaaagaaagtctTATAAAAATTATGGtctaaaataagtataaatatttgtgtaactgtaaatcattttattagatgtaaattaatattttaaagttaaattattaccTAATATAAAAATGTGTTAGTCCTTTAGAACTATAAGGAAATATAAAGTGGGACAAAGGAGTAATGATGTTCCTTAGTGTTCGGCATATtcaactttttgttattttcttaaactctatactaaattaaaatagattaaataaaataaaataaaaataaaaataattaataatgtagGAACTGAAACTATAATATTCATATACGTACATCAAACGTAATTTAGTCATAGTAAAATTTGGGagataaataaatgtttttttccAAGAAGAATACAATACGTGAAGTTTACTCATTTTACATTAAAGCTCCTTTagtaacaataacaaataattattttttttgaaaaattacaaaaatgaaTTACACAATGGCAAATTCGAaccattttcctttttctaaattaaatttttttgggctTATTATTTTAGTGGTAACAATTTTTGTTTCTATGTTAAAAGACTTTTTTTTGAAACCCCACTAAGATTTTAGCACGTGAatgtcttttcaattttataaagaaaattacaTGTGAAAGATCAATATGATtagaaaaaattcttaaaatagattctttttaaatattacttGTCTCAATCATTGAACGTTATGGATGATTTTGGCTAGAAGTTACTAGTCTCTACTATTACCTAATGAATTGATTTATGGAAAAAATTTATTCGTATCGACtgtttatatcaaaataatataatttctattattatgtgacttaataaagtaaaatacatgtcaattaattatgattaagttaaacgaactataaatttaaatatatatattaacttagTGTAAACATCTGATGCGGATAAGTTTGTTAGCGAAGTTCTTCCTTTTTAGCAtttcttataatatttattttgttaaagaaATTAGTAATtatcttttgattaaaaattttgtCATTGCTCCTCAGtgattttattttgtagttttttaagaaaatatttttaattttatatctttttgtttttaatagaATATCTTTGATATAAGGTTAAATGCACTAAAATAATGATTTGGAGCTTAATTTTTTTGGAGCTCTCACTTTTTTCTAAAGATGTGttatatattactaaaaatatttcatgtactagttgaatttgaaaagaaattttgggtaaaaatataataattagcGTGGGAATTAtggtaataattaaaataattgaataatcTTTAGGTAATTGTAGTACTATTTTTGTATGACTATGTTTTATTGCCTcatttatattttgatgattaaCATGAACCTATTTATATTGTTGTtcttatatttactttttatattcCCCTCTCATTATTATTTGTTCACTTATTAGTgaattattttcatgtcttaacAGAAAACCTTCTACTTTAGGTTAAATCTAGTAATTgtctatttataaaaatgatcaaatttatttttctttttggtgtcTTCATCAAATATCAAAAACGGCAACAAGTCAATGGTACCTTTTTAATAtcaatttattaaattcaatGCACcactattttattgttattatttcaaCTTCTCAAATTCTTGAATCAAGTTTTGTAATAATTTACGCAAGAGGAACAAAATTGTGTACATGTTAATAACAGTTGATTGAtaattgaattttatgaaattgttgCTCTAAATCCGACTTTGAGTCTCaaggaattaaaatttataattcacAAACTAAATCTCTAATCGTTTGTTGATGCTTgatcttaaaaagaaaaaacttttttttctctacTGTTCTTTTTCCAGTTGGTtgaaaaacttaatttaaaaaaggaGAACATATTTATGTCGGAGCAGTTATTATGTATCTGTTCCCACCTCTTTCTTAATTGggtaaattttatatatagcaaagaaaaaattgttaattttatattttagcaAACAATACAAAATTGCGTTCCGTAGTAAACTAAAAGTTTGCTACGGGTCTTCTTTTGTGTATAACTGATCCATTTATAcagtttcaatttaaaaaaaacaaaacaaaacgcGGCagataaataaggaaaaaatccCACAATTCACGCGAAATCAATTTCAGTTTCAGTCTCCCTTCTTCTCCTTCGATCGAAGCAGCTCCATTGTTGacaattcaaaaaattgatcaagCTATTGAAGGTTTTAAGCAATCAAGCaagataaatttgtttttagAGATAGAAATAAGAGGTAATTCTGATTGTGTTTTTGATTTTGTCGACAATggtgtttaaaatttaaattttgtttttcaattccATCAAGTCAGTTGAATGTATATTGAGATGTGAATATATGTCCGTAATTGATTTGATTAGTTAATgtgaattataaaaaaaattgtgaaaaaattgttgttaatttgaAATTACTGATTTGAGATTTGCTCCAATCATAgaattatttgaatttgaaactGTATAAGTGTTTAAGTGTATTAGATTGTTGTTTGTATGTTCGAATCTATCATATATAGTGTTATTTGgtaaattgtataattgaaTGGAACTGTTGTCTATTAAATACGAATTTGTCCATTACATTCATGTACTTTTTAGTTGTTGCTATTGAATTGTATACTTCTATAAAGCTATAATTTTGTGTATACAGAGATTTTTTTCgtataatttaaaaatgtgtATAAGCTTAAAGTTTCTATAATATGTATAAGTACATATTCTGTTTGTTACTGCATTTATTTAGCTTATAAATGTATAcgtatataatttgattttgtatacAGAAATTCTGAAAATGGCTTCACTGGCTATATTGGTTATGCATTCTGGTAGGTGGGATAATGACAATTGTTACGTTGATTATACAATTGAGGGGgttat includes:
- the LOC107016265 gene encoding bidirectional sugar transporter SWEET1-like, translated to MGVVHTLHFVFGIFGNAFALFLFLAPIITFKRVIQNRSTEQFSGLPYVMTLLNCLLSAWYGLPFVSPNNLLVSTINGTGAVIETIYVLIFIAFAPTKEKKKISALFLLVLTVFAAVALVSMLALHGSKRKLFCGIAATIFSIIMYGSPLSIIRLVIKTKSVEFMPFFLSLFVFLCGASWFAFGLLGKDPFVAIPNGFGFGLGTVQLILYAIYCEKKGFTRKSTLLTTGNGKSHQEEKQSNKSKLEQV